In Clostridium sp. DL-VIII, the following proteins share a genomic window:
- a CDS encoding PTS sugar transporter subunit IIC, translating to MSSLKETMNEKVIPIIMKFVNLKGVIALKDGILYTLPLTMIGSLMLLLAQLPYQPLNDAIASVFGADWTAPLFKANSATFNVIAIVAGIGIAYVYARNEGHEPLSAGVISFVVFCLTTPNTVTTKGGEVVGGVLPVDTWCGGKGMVSAIIIGLIVGASYSWFMKRNITIKMPDGVPQGVANSFAALIPAAVIVVCTTVIWAIFNFGLKTSVIEFIYKVLQTPLQGMTDSLGGVIFMGLSIPFFWWFGVHGATIVSGVMSGILQSNGLENQAIVNSGKALTIANGAHVVTQSFLDQLMTVTGSGMTIGLVLCYLFLAKSAQYKQLGKLGIVPGIFNINEPITFGTPIVMNPFMAVPFIITPTISGIISYFAILSGLVPPFSAIQVPWTTPAPISGFLTGGFRTGLLQLVVLAISFFIYLPFFKRQDALAYKSEQEVAQGGTSIDM from the coding sequence ATGTCATCATTAAAAGAAACTATGAATGAAAAAGTAATACCTATTATTATGAAGTTTGTTAATTTAAAAGGTGTTATTGCGTTAAAAGACGGTATTTTATACACATTGCCATTAACAATGATAGGTTCCTTAATGCTATTACTTGCTCAGCTGCCTTATCAGCCTTTAAATGATGCAATTGCAAGTGTATTTGGCGCAGATTGGACTGCTCCATTATTTAAAGCAAATTCAGCAACTTTTAATGTGATTGCAATAGTTGCTGGAATAGGAATAGCATATGTTTACGCTAGAAATGAAGGTCACGAGCCTTTATCAGCAGGGGTTATTTCATTTGTAGTATTTTGTTTAACTACACCTAACACTGTAACAACTAAGGGTGGAGAAGTTGTTGGAGGAGTTTTACCAGTAGACACATGGTGTGGTGGAAAAGGTATGGTTTCAGCAATTATTATTGGATTAATTGTAGGGGCATCATACTCGTGGTTTATGAAGAGAAATATTACAATTAAAATGCCAGACGGTGTGCCACAAGGTGTTGCAAATTCATTCGCAGCCTTAATACCAGCAGCAGTTATTGTTGTTTGTACAACTGTAATTTGGGCAATATTTAACTTTGGATTAAAGACATCTGTAATTGAGTTTATATATAAAGTACTCCAAACACCATTACAAGGCATGACAGATTCTTTGGGTGGGGTAATCTTTATGGGATTATCAATTCCATTCTTCTGGTGGTTTGGTGTTCATGGTGCAACAATTGTAAGTGGAGTTATGTCAGGAATATTACAATCAAATGGATTAGAAAATCAAGCTATAGTTAATAGTGGAAAAGCACTTACAATAGCAAATGGAGCTCATGTAGTAACACAATCATTTTTAGATCAACTTATGACAGTAACTGGTTCAGGTATGACAATAGGACTTGTTTTATGTTACTTATTCTTAGCAAAATCAGCTCAATACAAGCAATTAGGCAAATTAGGTATAGTGCCAGGAATATTTAATATAAATGAACCAATTACATTTGGTACACCAATAGTAATGAATCCATTTATGGCAGTACCTTTTATAATTACACCAACAATATCAGGTATAATTTCTTATTTTGCAATTTTATCAGGACTTGTTCCACCATTTAGTGCAATTCAAGTTCCATGGACAACACCAGCACCAATTTCAGGATTTTTAACTGGTGGATTTAGAACAGGTTTATTACAATTAGTTGTATTAGCAATATCATTCTTTATATATCTTCCATTCTTCAAGAGACAAGATGCTTTAGCATATAAGAGTGAGCAAGAAGTAGCTCAAGGTGGAACAAGCATAGATATGTAA